ACCGGTACGCGGTCGCCGGTAGGCTCAACGCGGTCCGCCAGAGCACCGCCAGGTCGGCCAGTGAGACGGCGTTCGTGCGCAGCAGGTGGAGCAGTTCGGGCCAGTGGCCGTTGGGAGCCGGCGACCACCGTTCGGCGAGTAGCCGGAGCATGCGAGCCGCATGCAGACACAGTGCCGGCTCGCCGCTGGTCGCCCACTGCGCCAACTCGTGCAGCATCAGGGCGCTCTGGCCACTCTCGTGAATGTCGACGAGGGCCCGTCCCACCGAGTTGTGCCAGCGCTGGGACCGGAACTGTGCGGCCAGTCGGAGCTGGGCCAACGCCACGTCCGGCCAGAGCCGGGCGAGTCCCAGCGCGTACGCCCGGGCCACCGTGTCGCGCTGGTAGGCCCTTCCGTTTGCCCAGCGAGACAACTGGGTCCGCACCCGGTACCGCAAGGGACGCTGCATGGCCATGGCGACGAGGGCGATGCCGGCGGCCTGACGTACCCCGGCACGCGGCGCCCGGGCGAGGTCGTCGACCAACGCCAGCGCCGCGCCGATATCCCGGCCGGCGGCCCAGCCGATCGCGGCGGCCCCAGCCTGCCGGACCGCCGGATCGGCGGAGCGGGCGAGGGCACCAAACCAGCGGAGCAACCGCTCCGGCGCCCATTCTGACCAGGCCACGTCGAGCAGGTTCCGCCGAAGTTCTTCCTCGGCGGGTCGGAAACGCAGCCGACGGCGGCTCGACGCCACGTCGTCCCGTTCGATCACGACCGCCTGAGCCAACACGCCGCCGAGCAACGCATCCAGATCCGGTCCCCGCAGTTCGGTGCTGGCATTGGTTGCCGGCTCGTCAAGGTACGGACGAAGCAGCCGGCACGCCGAGTCGTGGATCTCTGTCACGGTCAGTCCGGCGAGTACCGCGCACGAGAGTCGGAACGCCCGTAGGTGGTCTGCGCGGTCGGGGTGCGTGTCCGCCGACGGGGTCAAAATCTCCCGGGCCCGCCGGAGCACCTGCTGCGGCAGCAGTTGGTCCAGCGCCCAGGCGAGCTCGCTGCCGGACGGGGTGCGTTCCGCGATCGCTGCGACGACCTGCACCACCTCCCAAGGCCGTGGTGTGCCGGCCAGGTAGGCCTTCAGGGCGGGTTGGGCGACGCACTCGTCCAGGTAGGACTGCACACAGTCGCCCTGGCACTGCCCACGGCAACCGCCGAGGCAGTCGTCGCGCAAATGCCGACGCAGTTGCGCCGCGAAAACCTCCACTGGGGCTGGCGGCCCGTGGACGACAGTCGACACCGGCGAGCCGTACCCGGCCCCGCCCGCAGTGAGCAGAACGACTGTGCAGCGCCGGTTCGCAGCTCGTGTGGCGAGACCGTCGAGGACCAGGCCGTCAACACCCGACCCCGGGTCGGGAACGACGTAGCCGACACCACTCGTGAACAGTCCGTCGACCCCGGCCAGGTCAGCCAGGTCAGCCGCGGTGAGAACGGCGACCCTGTCCGGACCGTACCGTCGAGCCAGAGCCAGGCACGCGGTCGTGTAGCGCCCGGTTCCGTCGGCGCCGACCAGCCGCACCAGCGGGTCCCGCTTCACCGCCTGGTCGAGCAGTTCGTCGCTGGCCGCCGGCGTGTACCCGTCCCCCATCTCGCGTACCTGGGTGGTGGTTAGTTCCTCGCACCACACCCGCTCACTGCCGTCGGCACCGGCCCGGACGGTGAGGGTATTGATCGCGACCGAGCCGTGTCCGGTGGCATTCGCACCCCGGACCCGCACGTTCCCGGTGCGAACGGCGCCGAGCCGACCGAAAAGGTCCTCGATGCCGGAGATGACGATGCGCGGGTCGGGCGCCTCGTCCTCCTCCTCGTCCAGGGCCCCGTCGTCGGTCCGCGTCGCGGTCGGGTCCGGGGCGTCGTCGACCTCGGACTCCGGCACCTGGTCCACCGAAGCGCCGCCCTCTGAGGGCCACGGTGATCCGGTCGACGCCTCCGGGCCGGTCCCCGCGCCAAACGCCCATTCCTCGTCCTCGACGGGATAACCGTCCTCGCTCAAGGCCGGCTCCCTCCGAGGTAGGCGTCGCCTCCGACGGACCCGATCGCGGTGGTGCCGTGGCCGATGGCGTTGGCTCCGTCGACCCGCACATCCCCGGTGTGGATCGCACCGCTGCCGGAACCTGAAGGGTTACGCGGGTCGCGCGGTCCACGCCGGCGGGCTGAAGGGCCACTGTCCGGGCCGTCCTCGCCCCCGCCGGTACGGGGTGGGCGCAGGTCCTCGTCCACCACGCAGATCCACGCCGACTCCCGAAACTCCTTGTCCGGGTGGCGTACCTCGACCCGCCGGAACCGGTCCGGCCGCAGCTCCTCCGGGTACTCCGTGACGACGTCCCGGTAGATGTCCGAGGAGACGATCAGACCGACCCCGGCGTCCGGGAACTGCGCGAGCGCCTGCTTCAGGGGCTTCGCCTCGCAGAGCCGGCACACCTCGATCACCGCGTGGCCGGGAAAGCCGTTCGCTCCGTCGAGGTGCACCAGTCCCTGGTGAATGGAGACGCGTAGCCGAATACGCGCCTCTGGGATCCGACTACTGTTGTAGGCCCGCAGTATCCGGTTCAGCTCTGGCACAAAACGGCCGATCAGCAGTGGCTCACGGACGTCCGAGGGCAAAATGGCCAGTTCCCCGTCGCCGGCCTGCTGGGTCTTCCACTGGACGCGGTCCAGTCCGACGGCGCTGGCCGCCTCGTGCAGCACCTGCTGGAACGCGTGCTGCGCCTCGTGCTGGTGTCGGTTTCCCCGCCGGCTGTACCGCTCCATGTCGACGGCGATCAACAGCCGTCGTTCGGGATGGTTCATCTTCTGTGTCCTCCATCGGGTGACGCGCCAGGATGACGCGACACCTGGACATGAGACCGCCCGCGCGGCGGCGAAACCCCGTACTAGTACGGGTTGTCGCACCACCGTCAACCCGTTCCGTTAGGGGTTCTCCCGCAGCGATCCGGGCTGTCCTCGACTCATGACCACGCACCTCATCGAGGCATTGCTCGACGCCGGGATCTCCCCCATCGCCCTGATCCTCGTGGCGGCCCTGGGGGCACTCACGGAGTCACTCCACCTTGTACGTTCGTTACGTGGCGCGCCAGGGCGGTCACGCTTTGCCACGGTCAAGAACTGGAGGAGGGCGCACGTGCCAATGCCGCGACACGGAAGCAGGGGCGACTGGCCGTACGGGACGTTCCTGCAACGCCTCACTCCATCGGCCCGGACCGCGCTGTTCGACCTCGGCGTACGCCGACAAGTTGACGCCGGGCAGATCGTCATCCACGAGGGGTACCGAGAATCGCACCTAGTCCTGTTGGAGGAGGGGCTCACGAAGGTGACCGCGAATCTGCCCGACGGGCGTACCGCCCTCCTCGCCCTACGGGTTGGCGGGGACCTGGTCGGCGAGATGTCCGCACTGAACGGCGAGCCCCGCTCAGCGACTGTCACCACCTGCCGGCCGACCCGGTACAGCGTCATCCGGCCCGACCGGTTCAAACTGTTCCTGCGGAATCATCCAGACGCCGCCTTGGAGCTGGCGGCGATGGTTTCGGACCGCCTGCGCTGGTCGAACCGACGCCGGATCGACTTCACCGGCTACGGGGTGAGGGAACGGGTGGCCCGAGTCATCGCGGAGATGTGCCGCACCCACGGCCGGCAGCAACGGGACGGCGTGGTGATCGACGTCCGGCTCACCCAGCCGGAGTTAGCCACCATCTGCGGTGCCGCCGAGACATCGGTACACAAGGCGCTCCGCGAACTCCGCAGTGAGGGTCTTGTGGAGACGGACTACCGACGGATTACCGTCCGGGATCTCCCGGGCCTACAGAAGACGGGGAAGCTCGAACCCGACGTCGGATGAGCCACCGCAGCGGCACGCCGGCTCGGGTGTGGGTGTGTGCAGGGGTCCCCTGCTCCGCAAAAAGCGGTAACAAGGGACCCCTGCTACCACCTCAGGCGCCGCGGAGGGTGGCGTTGAAGCGGTCGGCGGCGCGGGCGACGGCCGCGTCGCGGGCGGCGACTGCCTCCTCGACGGTCAGGGTGCGGTCGGGGGCGCGGAAGGTGAGCTTGTACGCCAGCGACTTGCGCCCCTCGCCGAGCTGCGCGGAGGCGTACACGTCGAACAGCCGGACCGACTCCAGCAGCTCGCCGGCTCCCTCGACCAGGGCCTGCCGGACCTCGGCGGCCGGGACGTCGGCGTCCACCACCAGCGCCACGTCGATCAGCGCGGGCGGGAACCCGGAGACGGCCGGGGCGGGAACGACCCCGACCGCTGGCACCGCGTCCAGGTTCAGCTCCATCGCGGCGGTCCGCTTCGGCAGTTCCAGCGTGGCCAGCACCGACGGGTGCAGTTCGCCGGCGTACCCGACGACGGTGTCGTCGACCAGGAGCTGCGCGCAGCGTCCCGGGTGCCAGGGCGCGTACTCGGCGGCCCGGACCCCGACCCGGTCGGCGGCGATCCCGGCGGCGGCGAGCACCGTCCGGCCGGCTTCGACGGCGTCCGCCCAGCTCGCCGGGCGGCCAGCCCCCCACCAGCCAGCCGGTTCGACGTCCCCGGCCAGGACCACGGCCACGTGCCGGGGTTGCGCCGGCAGCGTCGCGTCGGCGGCGGCGAACTCGGCGTTGGAGGGACGCCGGTCAACGCCCATCGCCGGGGGTGGGCCCGCGTCCGGACGCGGGTGGAAGACCAGGCCCGTCTCGTAGAGGGCCAGGTCGCGGTGCCCCCGGCCGACGTTGCGCCGGAGCACGCCGAGCAGCGGGCCGAGCAGCGTGGTGCGCAGCAGCGGCTCCTCCTCCGACAGCGGGTTGGCCAGCCGCACCGCCGGTCGGCGCGGGTCGTCGGCGGGCAGTCCGAGCTGGTCGGCGAGGTCGCGGGAGACAAACGGGTGGGCGAGCACCTCGACGTACCCCTGTTCGGCCAGTGCCCGGGCGACCGCCCGGTGCCGCCGCTGGGCCGGGGTGAGGCCCCGACCGGGCGGGGCGGGCGGCAGCACCGACGGGACGCGGTCGTACCCGTCGAGGCGGACCACCTCCTCGACCAGGTCCGCCGGGTCGGTTAGGTCCGGCCGCCAGGTCGGCGGGACGACGCTGAGCACGTCCCCGTCACCGGCGGCCACGCCGACCGTGCCCGGGTCCTCGGGGAGCCGGTCGACGCCCTGCGCCACGGTGCAGCCGACCTGCTCGAGCAGCGCGACCACCCGGGCCGGCGGGTAGTCCACGCCGATCCGCCGGCTCGGCAGGTCGACCGGGAGGGTCACCGGGGCGCCCGGCCGGACGTGGTCGATGTCGAGGATCTCCGGGTCGGCGGTGCCGCCGCCGTGCTCGGTGAGCAGCCGCACCGCCCGTTCGATGGCGACCAACGGCAGTGCCGGGTCGACGCCGCGTTCCCAGCGCTTCGCCGCCTCGCTGAACAGCTTGTGCCGGCGGGCGGTGCGCCCGACCATCACCGGGTCCCAGTGCGCGGCCTCGAACAGCACGGTGGTGGTGCCGGCGACCACCTCGCTGGTCTCGCCGCCCATCACCGCCGCGAGGGAGATCGGACCGGTCTCGTCGCAGATGACCATGTCCTCCCCGACCAGGTTGCGGGTGACCCCGTCGAGCGTGGTGAGCTTCTCCCCCGCCTCGGCCCGGCGCACCACCAGGCCGCCGGCGAGCCGGTCGGCATCGAAGGCGTGCATCGGCTGGCCCAGTTCGAGCATCACGTAGTTGGTGATGTCGACCGGCAGCGAGATGCTGCGGATGCCGGCGACGGTGAGCCGGCGGCTCATCCACTGCGGGGTCCGCGCGGTCGGGTCGACGCCCCGGACCATCCGGGCGGCGAACCGGTCGCAGCCGACCGGGTCACGCACCTCCACCGGGTAGGCCGGACGCGTCGTGCCGCCGGGTGCGGGGACCAGTCCCGGGTCGCGGAACGGCACGCCGAGGGCGTGCGACAGCTCGCGGGCGACGCCCCGTACCGACATCTGGTAGCCCCGGTCCGGGGTGACCTCCAGGTCGACCACCACGTCGTCGAGGCCGACCAGCGGGCGGGCGTCGTCGCCGGGCTTGGCCGGGGTGTCCCCGGACAGCACGATGATGCCCGAGTGGTCGTCGCCGAGGCCCAGTTCCTTCGCCGAGCAGATCATGCCCCGCGAGTTGCGCCCGTACGTCTTGCGCGCGCCGATGGCGAAGTTGCCGGGCAGCACCCCGCCGGGGAGGATCACCACGACCCGGTCGCCGGGGGCGAAGTTGCGCGCCCCGCAGACGATCTCCTGCAACTCGCCGGTGCCGTTGGCGTCGCCGACGTCGACCAGGCAGAACCGGATCGGCTTCTTGAAGCCGGTGAGCTCCTCGATCTCGCGGACCTCACCGACGACCAGCGGCCCGGTGACCGTGGCCCGCAGGTCCACCACGGACTCGACCTCGATCCCGAGGTCGACCAGGGCCTGCTCCAGGTCGGCCGGGTCGAGGTCGGCGGGCAGGTCGACGTACTCCCGCAGCCAACTGACTGAAACTCGCATGCCTCTAGACCACCGTCTCCGTGTCTCGTTCCCGCATTCCCGCTACGCCCCGGTGCCGAACGCGCGGCTGAACCGCACGTCGCCCTCGGCCATGTCCCGCAGATCGCTGACCCCGTGCCGGAACATGACGGTCCGGTCGATGCCCATCCCGAACGCGAAGCCGGAGTAGACCTCCGGGTCGATGCCGCAGGCCCGCAGCACCCTCGGGTTGACCATGCCGCAGCCGCCCCACTCGACCCAGCGCGGCCCGTCCCGGTGCTCCGGGAACCAGACGTCGAACTCGGCGGACGGCTCGGTGAACGGGAAGTAGTGCGGCCGGAAGCGGGTCCGCGCGCCCTCACCGAACATCGCCCGGGCGAAGTGGTCGAGGGTGCCGCGAAGGTGGGCCATGGTGATGCCCCGGTCCACCACGAGCCCCTCGACCTGGTGGAAGACCGGGGAGTGGGTGGCGTCGAGTTCGTCGGTGCGGTACACCCGACCGGGTACCACCACGTAGATCGGCGGCGTGCGGGTGAGCATGGTCCGGGCCTGCACCGGCGAGGTGTGCGTCCGCAGCACGTGGCCGGACCCCGTCGCGCCGGCGGCGGACGCCACGTGGAAGGTGTCCATCAGTCCCCGGGCCGGGTGGTCGGGGCCGATGTTGAGCGCGTCGAAGTTTGTCCACTCCAGTTCGACCTCGGGCCCCTCGGCCACCTCGTAGCCCATCCCGATGAAGAGATCGCCGATCTGCTCCATCAGCGTGCTGACCGGGTGGCGGGCGCCCCGGGGCCGCCGGTCGTACGGGAGAGTGACGTCCACCCGCTCCTCGACCAGCACCCGCGCGGCCCGTTCCCGGTCCAGGATCTCCAGCCGGTCGGCGTAGGCCGCCTCGATGCTGCGGCGGGCCTCGTTGACCCGCTTGCCGGCGTCGGACTTCGCGGCCGGCGGCAGCGCGCCGATCTCCCGGCGGGCGAGGGAGACAGGGGACCGGTCGCCCAGGTGCGCGGGACGCAGCGCGGTCAACGCGTCCGGGTCAGCGGCGTCGGCGAACGCCTTCTCGGCGTCGGCGACGGCTGCGGCCAGGGCGCTCGGATCGAGCAGGGCGACCTGCTTCGGGTCGTACGGATCGTTGCGATAGGTCATGGCGTACGGGCACTCCCTCACGGCGGCGCCGCCCTCACGGGACGGCCAGGCGAGTCTACGGACGCGCGGCTGTGCCGCAGCCCGCCGGTGGGAGGGACGCGCGGAGCAGGTCAGGCCCGCCGCCCGCCGACACCGGCGGGCTGGCTAAAGGAACGCCGAGGCGCGTTCACGGGCGGACGCTCTCCTTCGTGGCGGATCCCCGCGCCGGGGATCGCTGTGCTCTGGCTGAAGCGTACAGGCAGACGGCGGCGGCCGCAGCGAGGTTCAGGCTCTCCGCCTGCCCGTGCAGGGGCACCCGCACCCGGGAGTCGGCGGCGGCGGTCAGCTCGTCGGGCAGCCCGTGCGCCTCGGCGCCGAAGAGCCACGCGGTGGGGGCAGCCAGGCGTCCGGCGTCGGCGAGGTCGTCGAGGTCGCTGTCGCCGTACCCGGTGGTGGCCAGGACGGCGAGCCCGGCGGCCCGCAGCGCGGCGACCACCTCGCCGGAGTCGGCGGCCCGGACCACGTCGACGTGGAAGAGGCTGCCCGCGGAGGCCCGGACGCACTTGCCGTTGTACGGGTCGACGGTGTCCCCGGCGAAGACCACCGCCCGGGCCCCGGCGGCGTCGGCGGTGCGCAGCACGGTGCCGGCGTTGCCCGGGTCGCGGATCCCGGCGAGCACCGCGACCAGCCGGGGAGCGGCGGCGAGCGCCCGGTCGAGGGGGACGTCCAGGTGTCGGCAGACCGCGACCAGTCCCTGCGGGGTGACGGTTTCCGCGAGGGCGGCGAGCGCCTCGTCGGTGACCTCGGAGACCGGCACGTCGGCCGTCGCGGCGCGGGCGGCGAGGTCGCGGTACCGGTCGAGGGCCGCCGGGGTGCCGAAGAGCTCGACCACCAGGCCCGGTCGGGTCAGCGCCTCGCGGACGGCCTGCGGCCCCTCGGCGAGGAAGCGCCCGGTGGCGTCCCGGTCGCGGCGGCGGTGCAGCCGGCGGGCTGCGGCGACCCTGGGGGTACGCGGGGTGAAGGGCCCCGGGACGGCGTCGAGGCGCCTCCCGTGCGCTGGTGATGGCATGGGAGACGCCTCGACGACCGGATGCGGGTGGATCAGGCGGCCTGAGCCGCCGCGCCACCGGTGCCCTCGGCCGCCACGGCGGCGCGGGCGACCTCGACGATGGCGGCGAACGCCGTCGCGTCGTTGACCGCCAGGTCGGCCAGGATCTTGCGGTCGACCTCGACACCGGCCAGCCGGAGGCCCTGGATCAGCCGGTTGTAGGTGAGCCCGTTGGCGCGGGCACCGGCGTTGATCCGCTGGATCCAGAGCTGCCGGAAGTCGCCCTTGCGGTCGCGACGGTCCCGGTAGGCGTACTGCATCGAGTGCAGCACCTGCTCCTTGGCCTTGCGGTACAGGCGGGAGCGCTGGCCGCGGTAGCCGCTCGCGGTCTCCAGCAGGGTACGACGCTTCTTCTGGGCGTTCACAGCCCGCTTGACGCGTGCCATTCAACTACTCCTTACTAGTGGTCAAGTGGCGCGCGTCAGCGGCCGAGCAGCTTCTTGATTCGCTTGACGTCAGCCTTGGCCAGCTCGACCGTGCCGGTCAGCCGACGGGTCTGGGTGGAGGGCTTCTTCTCCAGGTTGTGGCGCAGCCCGGCCTGCTGGGCAACGATCTTGCCCTTGCCGGTCACCTTGACCCGCTTGCCCATACCCGTGTGGCTCTTCATCTTCGGCATGTGAAACGTCTCTCCCCTGTTACTCGCCGGTCGTGCCGGCGGGCTCGGCCGCTTCGGCCGGTGGTGCCTCGGCGGCACCGGCCTCCCGCTCCCGCGGTGCGCCGGTCCGGGCTGCCGTGGCGGCAGCCTTGGTGGCACGGTGCGGAGCGAGAACCATGATCATGTTTCGACCGTCCTGCTTCGGAGCGGCCTCGACGTACCCCAGTTCCGAGATCTCCGACTCGAGCCGGCGCAGGAGCCGATAACCCAGCTCCGGACGGCTCTGCTCGCGACCACGGAACATGATCGTCACCTTGACCTTGTCGCCGGCCTTGAGGAACCGCACCACGTGACCCTTCTTGGTCTCGTAGTCGTGCGGGTCGATCTTCGGCCGGAGCTTCATCTCCTTGATGACGGTCTGCTGCTGGTTACGCCGCGCTTCGCGCGCCTTCAGTGCGCTCTCGTACTTGAACTTGCCGAAGTCCATGAGCTTGCACACCGGCGGGCGCGCCATGGGCGCAACCTCGACCAGGTCCAGGTCGACGTCCGCGGCCAGCTGAAGGGCGCGCTCCAGCGGGACGATGCCCACCTGCTCACCCTCAGGGCCGACCAGTCGGACCTCACGTGCCCGGATCTGCTCGTTCACGCGTGGTTCGACGCTGATGGGGCCTCCTCGAGTCGGTTCTCCTGCGTGGCCGACCCCGCGGTTCCCGGGTGGGAACCGACCCGGAAAGCAGAAGGCCCCGGCGCATGCCAGGGCCCGCTCGACCGGTCGGCACGATCACATGATCGCGCATCCGGCATCGGGACACACCCGAAACCGGTGACCGGACCCGGCCACCAACAGGGGCGACTCGGGTGGGAGCAGGCGCTCCACTTCAGGGCTGCCGCAACTTGCACACCTGGGCAGCCTGGTCGACAGAGTCACATTACACCCCACCGGCGCACCGCCCAAATCGCCCCGCCCGGTCGACGGCGGCTACCGCCGGCTCGACACCGCCAGGCCAGGGTGCGGCCGGGGTCCGAGCGAGCACGGTCAGCCCTGGGCCTGGGTGGCCTGGCGGGCCCGGTGCAGTCGGCGCAGCGCCCGCACCCCGTCCACCGCCAGCTCCTTGTCGGCCGCCTGGAGGGCCACCATCGGCAGCAGGTCGTCGTCGTACAGCTCCAGGCTCGCCCAGGGCGCTCCCCGGTCGAACCGGACGTTACGGACGACCTCCCACGGCAGCTCGTACGAGGCGATGATGTTGCGCACCCGAACGCCGTGGGCGTCGGCCTCGACCCGCGGCCGGGTGAAGAGCAGGATGGCGAGCGCGCCGAGCACCCCCAGGCCGATCATGGCCAGTTGGTCACCCCGCTGGAAGCTGCCGTAGCCGTACCCGGTGGGGCCGTGCAGAGAGGTGGCCACCAGGCTGAAGACCAGCACCAGCGCCGCAGCCGAGGACCAGCAGACCACCCGGATCCGGCGGGGACGCAGGCGTACCAGGTCGGAATCGCTCACCCCACCAGTCTGCCATCCGACACCGGGACCGCTCGGGTCGGCACGCTTGGGCCACTCCGGTCGGCACGCTGGGCCCGCCCGGGTCGGCACGCTCGCTTGGCCGCTCGGCGTCGTAGGACGACGACCGGGCGGCTCAGTGCCGTCGGCCCACCCCGGGAGGCCAGGACGGCTCAGTGTCGCCGGCCCGCCCCGGGGGACCGCCCGGAGGTCACGCCTCCGGTACGGGGCCCCGGCAGCACCGCCGCCGGCAGCGGTCCGCGCGGCCGGTCGCCCCGGCCGGCCACCACGGCGGCGAGCAGGGTGAGCACGGCACCGATCAGGACCGGCAGTCGCAGCCCCGCACCACCGGGCAGCAGCGTGTCGAGCAGCAGGGAGCCGACGAGCTGCCCGCCGACCAGGACCAGCCCGGTACGCAGCACCCCGACCGACCGGACCCCGACCAGCAGCGCGGTCACGATGGTGACCCCGAGCAGCCCGCCGATCCAGAGGTACCAGTCGCCGGGCCAGTTCGCCGGGAGCCGGCTCAGGGCACCCACCACCACCGCGACGGCGAGCACCCCCAGGGTGCCCACCGCGAAGTTGACCGCCGTGCCGGCCCCGGTGCCGACGACCGCGGAGACCCGGCCGTTGAGCGCGGCCTGCATGGCCACCGCCAGCCCGCCGACGACGGCGAGCAGCACCGGGCCGAGCGCCAGCTCCCCCAACGGGCGGCCGAACTGGGCCAGGGTGACCGCCGCCAGCCCGAGCAGCGCGCCGCCGATCCGGGAGACGGTCAGCGGCAGTCGACCCACCGGGCCGAGCCCGACCCGGTCCACCGCGAGCCCACCCAGGCTGCCCCCGACCACCTGGGCGATGGTGAAGGCCGCCGCCCCGAGCACCGGGACCGCGTAGGTGGCGATCACCACGATCGCCGCGCCGCCCAGCCCGCCCAGGTACGACCACCAGGGCAGCCGGGCGGTCGGCAGAGCACGCAGCCCGGCCCGCATCGACGGCCACGCGAGCAGGCCCACCAGGACGAGCATGCTCCCGCCCAGGTTGTTGACCACCGCGCCGAGAACGGGGCCGCCGGCCTGCGCGCCGAACTCGGCGTTGATCACGCCCTGGGCAGCCGAGGCCACCCCGCCGAGGGCCACCAGGGCGAGGGCGGCCGTCGGCGGCAGCGGCCTCACAGCCGGCAGGCGTGGATGTTGGTGACCAGGATGGCCCGGGCGCCCACCTCGTAGAGCTCGTCCATGATCCGGTGCACGTCGTCGCGGGCCACCATGGCCTGCACGGCGACCCAGCCCTCCCGGTGCAGCGGGGAGATGGTGGGCGACTCGATGCCGGGGGTCAGCGCGCTGGCCCGTTCCAGCAGGTTCGCCGGCACGTCGTAGGCGAGCATCACGTACCGGCGGGCGACCAGGACGCCGTGCAACCGGTGCTGCAACTGGTCGGCCTGGGCGCAGCCGGGGGCACCGGTGCGACGGACCAGCACCGCCGACGAGCGCAGCAGCGGCTCACCGAAGACCGTCAGCCCGGCCTGGCGCAGGGTGGCCCCGGTGGAGACCACGTCGGCGACCACGTCGGCCACGCCGAGGCGGACCGCGTTCTCCACCGCGCCGTCCAGGCGGATCACCTCGGCCTTGACGTCCAGGTCAGCGAGGTGCCGCTCGACTAGACCCGGGTACGCGGTGGCGATCCGGTGCCCGCCCAACTCCTGGACGGAGTCGATGTCCTCGGGACGGGCGGCGAACCGGAAGGTGGCCCGGCCGAAGTTCAGGTCGACCACCTCCTCGGCCGGCGCGCCGGAGTCGATCAGCAGGTCCCGACCGGTGATGCCCAGGTCGAGGTCACCGGAGCCGACGTAGGTGGCGATGTCCTTGGGGCGCAGGTAGAAGAACTCGACGTCGTTGGCCTCGTCCCGGCAGACCAGGTCCTTGGCGTCGGTGCGCTGGCGGTAGCCCGCCTCGCGCAGCATCTGGGCGGCCGGCTCGGCGAGGGTGCCCTTGTTGGGAACGGCGACACGCAGCATGGCAGGAGTGCTCCTTCTTCGATCGGACCGACGGGTGGAGGCACTCACAGATGTCGGTAGACGTCCTCGAGGTCGAGACCGGTGGCCAGCATCAACACCTGGACCTGGTAGAGCAGCTGGGAGATCTCCTCGGCGGTACGCTCGGCTCCCTCGTGCTCGGCGGCCATCCACGACTCGGCCGCCTCCTCGACGACCTTCTTGCCGATGAAGTGGACACCCCGTTCCAGCGCGGCGACCGTGCCCGAACCCGGCGTGCCGGCGGCGGCCTTGGCCTGCAGCTCGGCGAACAGCTCCTCGAACGTCTTCACGGAAGGCGATTCTCCCAGCTTCCCCACCCCGACGGCCA
The nucleotide sequence above comes from Micromonospora pallida. Encoded proteins:
- the hisG gene encoding ATP phosphoribosyltransferase; the protein is MLRVAVPNKGTLAEPAAQMLREAGYRQRTDAKDLVCRDEANDVEFFYLRPKDIATYVGSGDLDLGITGRDLLIDSGAPAEEVVDLNFGRATFRFAARPEDIDSVQELGGHRIATAYPGLVERHLADLDVKAEVIRLDGAVENAVRLGVADVVADVVSTGATLRQAGLTVFGEPLLRSSAVLVRRTGAPGCAQADQLQHRLHGVLVARRYVMLAYDVPANLLERASALTPGIESPTISPLHREGWVAVQAMVARDDVHRIMDELYEVGARAILVTNIHACRL
- a CDS encoding phosphoribosyl-ATP diphosphatase, translated to MKTFEELFAELQAKAAAGTPGSGTVAALERGVHFIGKKVVEEAAESWMAAEHEGAERTAEEISQLLYQVQVLMLATGLDLEDVYRHL
- a CDS encoding DMT family transporter produces the protein MRPLPPTAALALVALGGVASAAQGVINAEFGAQAGGPVLGAVVNNLGGSMLVLVGLLAWPSMRAGLRALPTARLPWWSYLGGLGGAAIVVIATYAVPVLGAAAFTIAQVVGGSLGGLAVDRVGLGPVGRLPLTVSRIGGALLGLAAVTLAQFGRPLGELALGPVLLAVVGGLAVAMQAALNGRVSAVVGTGAGTAVNFAVGTLGVLAVAVVVGALSRLPANWPGDWYLWIGGLLGVTIVTALLVGVRSVGVLRTGLVLVGGQLVGSLLLDTLLPGGAGLRLPVLIGAVLTLLAAVVAGRGDRPRGPLPAAVLPGPRTGGVTSGRSPGAGRRH